Proteins encoded within one genomic window of Halodesulfurarchaeum formicicum:
- the purL gene encoding phosphoribosylformylglycinamidine synthase subunit PurL, translating into MTLAEPDRERVTETLDREPTRPEAALFENLWSEHCAYRSSRPLLGAFESEGEQVVVGPGDDAAVVSLDEDTYVAFGIESHNHPSYVDPYDGAATGVGGIVRDIISMGAYPIGLADSLYVGDFADEHPRYLLEGIVEGIGDYGNSIGVPTIAGSTRFHQGYEGNPLVNVACVGLVDEQRLVTAEASAPGNKLVLVGNATGRDGLGGASFASEDLGEDAETEDRPAVQVGDPYTEKLLIEANEVLIDEGLIESARDLGAAGLGGASSELVAKGGLGADIDLEKVHLRETGMNATEILLAESQERMVYEVRPEHVSRVEAIADRFDLGISVIGETTDTGRYVCHFDGETVVDVPAVFVADGAPMNDLPTIDPEQPEPDLPEIDLREAMETVLASPNTASDEWVYRQYDHEVGARTAMRPGDDAGILAIREAETGLAITSGTEPTWTDTAPYEGAYATALENATNLAAKGASPLATVDCVNAGNPEKPDVYGEFAAIVDGLADGCSDLDVPVVGGNVSLYNDSNVGPIPPTPTLAMIGTTPDFDAPTLAVEGEGELVLLGAFTEQLGGAELLSQLGGADRFPELPENPSEVIEAIIEAASLERTTAVHDVSDGGLAVTLAEMAHEAGGVDATVPSAAALFSEAPGRVVVETTDREGLVDAVGDRIPVQSLGTTTTAGGLSVTVADEDETINYDAAQITEFRSTLETLG; encoded by the coding sequence ATGACTCTGGCCGAACCGGACCGCGAACGGGTCACCGAGACCCTCGACCGGGAGCCCACGAGACCGGAGGCCGCGCTGTTCGAGAACCTCTGGAGCGAGCACTGTGCGTATCGCTCCTCCCGACCGCTACTGGGTGCCTTCGAGAGTGAAGGCGAGCAGGTCGTCGTCGGCCCCGGCGACGACGCTGCCGTCGTCAGCCTCGATGAGGACACCTACGTGGCCTTCGGGATCGAGAGCCACAACCACCCCTCCTACGTCGACCCCTACGACGGGGCCGCGACGGGTGTCGGCGGCATCGTCCGGGACATCATCTCGATGGGAGCCTACCCCATCGGCCTCGCCGACTCCCTCTATGTGGGAGATTTCGCCGACGAACACCCGCGCTATCTCCTCGAAGGGATCGTCGAGGGGATCGGCGACTACGGCAACTCGATCGGGGTTCCGACGATCGCCGGGAGCACCCGATTCCACCAGGGCTACGAGGGGAACCCGCTGGTGAACGTCGCCTGCGTGGGACTGGTCGACGAACAGCGACTCGTGACCGCGGAAGCGAGTGCCCCGGGGAACAAACTCGTCCTGGTCGGCAACGCGACCGGTCGTGACGGCCTCGGCGGCGCGAGTTTCGCGAGCGAGGACCTCGGCGAGGACGCCGAAACGGAGGACCGACCGGCGGTCCAGGTCGGTGACCCTTACACCGAGAAGTTGCTCATCGAGGCCAACGAAGTCCTGATCGACGAAGGGCTGATCGAATCGGCGCGCGACCTGGGGGCGGCGGGCCTGGGCGGGGCCTCCTCCGAACTGGTCGCGAAGGGCGGCCTGGGGGCCGACATCGACCTGGAGAAGGTTCACCTCCGCGAGACGGGAATGAACGCGACGGAGATTCTGCTCGCCGAATCCCAGGAGCGGATGGTCTACGAGGTGCGCCCGGAGCACGTCTCGCGGGTCGAGGCGATCGCCGACCGCTTCGACCTGGGGATTTCGGTCATCGGCGAGACCACCGACACCGGCCGCTATGTCTGTCACTTCGACGGCGAGACCGTCGTCGACGTGCCCGCAGTCTTCGTGGCCGATGGCGCGCCGATGAACGACCTGCCGACGATCGATCCCGAACAGCCCGAACCGGATCTGCCGGAGATCGACCTGCGCGAGGCCATGGAGACGGTCCTCGCCAGTCCGAACACCGCGAGCGACGAGTGGGTCTACCGCCAGTACGATCACGAGGTCGGCGCGCGGACGGCCATGCGGCCGGGCGACGACGCGGGCATTCTGGCCATTCGCGAGGCCGAGACCGGCCTCGCGATCACCTCGGGCACCGAACCGACCTGGACGGACACCGCACCCTACGAGGGCGCGTACGCCACGGCCCTGGAGAACGCCACGAACCTCGCGGCCAAGGGCGCGAGTCCGCTTGCGACCGTGGACTGCGTGAACGCAGGGAACCCGGAGAAGCCGGACGTCTACGGCGAATTTGCGGCGATCGTCGATGGCCTGGCCGACGGCTGCAGCGATCTCGATGTGCCCGTGGTCGGCGGGAACGTCTCGCTTTACAACGATTCCAACGTCGGCCCGATTCCGCCGACGCCCACGCTGGCCATGATCGGCACCACCCCGGATTTCGACGCGCCGACGCTCGCGGTCGAAGGCGAGGGAGAACTGGTGCTGCTCGGTGCGTTCACGGAGCAACTGGGTGGGGCCGAACTGCTGTCCCAGCTCGGTGGGGCAGATCGGTTCCCCGAACTGCCTGAGAATCCGAGCGAAGTGATCGAGGCCATCATCGAGGCTGCAAGCCTGGAGCGTACCACCGCCGTCCACGACGTGAGCGACGGCGGCCTGGCCGTGACCCTCGCAGAGATGGCCCACGAGGCGGGTGGCGTCGACGCGACCGTTCCGAGTGCCGCCGCGCTCTTCTCGGAGGCTCCGGGGCGAGTCGTCGTGGAGACCACCGACCGGGAAGGGCTGGTGGACGCTGTCGGGGACCGGATACCTGTCCAGTCACTCGGCACGACAACCACGGCGGGCGGGCTCTCGGTGACCGTCGCTGACGAAGACGAGACGATCAACTACGACGCCGCTCAAATCACGGAGTTCCGGTCGACCCTGGAAACGCTCGGGTGA
- a CDS encoding molybdopterin-dependent oxidoreductase, with product MDDYGSLADALAFGPPVTVDGPDRVAVTEARLADFEITTEAVEIICATGSSYTADWTGPTVGSLLDAAGVAPDTTHLLVESADEYAVTIPIREALGGVLAFLKDGVPIGAHQEYTNRLVTPGTEGARDIKGAARIEPLTLEPGEDPEALENLFPEGERFTANRVEHDADETADRSP from the coding sequence ATGGACGATTACGGGTCACTCGCCGACGCACTCGCGTTCGGACCGCCAGTGACCGTCGACGGCCCCGATCGAGTCGCCGTGACCGAAGCCCGGCTTGCGGACTTCGAGATCACGACCGAGGCCGTCGAGATCATCTGTGCGACGGGGAGCAGCTACACCGCCGACTGGACCGGCCCGACAGTGGGCTCGTTGCTTGACGCGGCTGGCGTGGCGCCGGACACGACTCACCTCCTCGTCGAATCCGCCGACGAGTACGCCGTCACGATTCCGATCCGCGAGGCCCTGGGCGGCGTACTTGCCTTCCTGAAAGACGGCGTCCCGATCGGGGCCCACCAGGAGTACACGAACCGGCTGGTTACCCCCGGGACCGAGGGGGCACGAGATATCAAGGGTGCAGCCCGCATCGAACCGCTCACGCTCGAACCCGGTGAGGACCCGGAAGCCCTCGAAAACCTCTTCCCCGAGGGCGAACGGTTCACGGCAAATCGAGTCGAACACGACGCGGACGAAACGGCGGACCGGTCCCCGTAA
- a CDS encoding DUF7550 family protein yields the protein MSDDEPAEEGRVTAPMQAFESSEVTIGFIVLLIGLAIAFVLPLAF from the coding sequence ATGAGCGACGACGAACCCGCCGAGGAAGGTCGAGTCACGGCACCGATGCAGGCGTTCGAGTCCAGTGAAGTAACGATCGGCTTCATCGTTCTGCTGATCGGGCTGGCGATCGCCTTCGTCCTCCCGCTGGCCTTCTGA
- the hisF gene encoding imidazole glycerol phosphate synthase subunit HisF, which translates to MTLTKRIIPCIDVDVDEDGNAAVYTGVQFEDLEYTGDPVEMAKEYNEAGADEFTFLDITASAEGRETMLDVVEQVADEVFIPLTVGGGIRTVEDIKETLRAGADKVSINTGAIERPELITEGATAFGNQCILLSVDARRRFDEAGEHYVQIDGESAWFEATIHGGRTGTDLDVLEWVREAEERGAGEMFINSIDKDGTKDGYDLPLMEAVSDAVSTPVIASSGCGHPRHMLEVFEAGADAALAASIFHFDEYTIQETKEYLDDHGVPVRL; encoded by the coding sequence ATGACGCTCACGAAGCGGATCATTCCATGTATCGACGTCGACGTCGACGAGGACGGGAACGCGGCGGTCTACACCGGCGTGCAGTTCGAGGACCTGGAGTACACCGGTGACCCCGTCGAGATGGCAAAGGAGTACAACGAGGCCGGGGCCGACGAGTTCACCTTCCTCGACATCACCGCCTCGGCCGAAGGCCGGGAGACGATGCTGGACGTGGTCGAGCAGGTCGCCGACGAGGTGTTCATCCCGCTCACCGTCGGCGGCGGGATTCGCACGGTCGAGGACATCAAAGAGACCCTGCGTGCCGGGGCCGACAAGGTCTCGATCAACACCGGCGCCATCGAGCGCCCGGAACTCATCACCGAAGGCGCAACCGCCTTCGGGAACCAGTGTATCCTCCTGAGTGTCGACGCCCGACGGCGGTTCGACGAAGCGGGCGAACACTACGTCCAGATCGACGGCGAGTCGGCCTGGTTCGAGGCGACGATCCACGGCGGGCGAACCGGCACGGATCTCGACGTCCTCGAGTGGGTACGGGAGGCCGAGGAGCGCGGGGCCGGGGAAATGTTCATCAACTCCATCGACAAGGACGGCACCAAAGACGGGTATGACCTCCCGCTGATGGAAGCGGTCAGCGACGCCGTCTCGACGCCCGTAATTGCCTCCTCCGGCTGTGGGCATCCCCGGCACATGCTCGAAGTCTTCGAGGCGGGCGCGGACGCGGCGCTCGCGGCGTCGATCTTCCACTTCGACGAATACACGATTCAGGAGACCAAGGAGTACCTCGACGACCACGGCGTGCCGGTTCGACTCTAG
- a CDS encoding coiled-coil domain-containing protein, with product MTEEQVVQVDGITVEKSFDAEGFPVPAVRMEIASERSEPVSVRLTETVPDQFDIDQIGFHPDYGSEHWTARSDGTLRFERELVPAETLTTVYGIRMDDRTDPTPLLDEPSLAVDPAPINPAGEDITDSREDLGASETAESTATAESLPDDDAEIIGGSPSNGGADSKTQSTETAPSVTGDSSVQTAAADAETASESAATETNGGLDTEATVEAAVGGGDAEDDAEPEPESKTIEGESDFETIVEALVAELESGAVDETDREALASALSTGSRSQSVQVEHLQSRVAELEAYTDALESFIDAAGTSEDISTMLAPEFEAVESRLDTLESGQTALEAGQDDIETDLDAVVEDVEDLDEEFDEFEDDIEDLEDDVEDLTTDQDDLNAELEELAGYQDALDDEIADLAATQADLLETADQTQQDVADLESQVETVDDEFESLQNEQSQLATAQEATEAELEELATEQAEQISWLQDLQTDHQDLEGTVDGLEETVKTVDAQASEVAESVDRLESAVERAESTVADFQSEIESIQSQIESAVEKRAELADTVESVAEDTAQMEAELERIERLQGDLDAMDERLADVEDLQLTVQELETKFENFEEDINRIRQVSDQLSDVF from the coding sequence ATGACTGAGGAACAGGTCGTCCAGGTAGACGGTATCACCGTCGAGAAGTCCTTCGATGCGGAGGGGTTTCCCGTCCCCGCCGTACGGATGGAAATCGCGTCCGAACGGAGCGAGCCAGTCTCGGTTCGCCTGACCGAGACGGTACCCGATCAGTTCGACATCGACCAGATCGGGTTTCACCCGGACTACGGGAGCGAGCACTGGACGGCCCGGAGCGACGGCACGCTCCGGTTCGAGCGCGAACTCGTCCCGGCGGAGACGCTTACGACCGTCTACGGGATCCGCATGGACGACCGGACGGATCCGACACCGCTGCTCGACGAACCATCCCTGGCCGTGGACCCCGCGCCGATCAACCCGGCTGGGGAGGACATAACAGACTCGCGTGAGGACCTGGGTGCGAGCGAGACAGCCGAGTCGACGGCCACAGCGGAGTCCCTGCCGGACGACGACGCGGAGATCATCGGCGGATCGCCGTCGAACGGCGGCGCCGACTCGAAGACACAATCGACAGAAACGGCGCCGTCCGTAACCGGTGATTCGTCGGTTCAGACGGCCGCGGCCGATGCGGAAACGGCCTCGGAATCGGCCGCGACGGAAACCAACGGGGGCCTCGACACGGAGGCGACGGTCGAAGCGGCCGTCGGCGGTGGGGACGCCGAGGACGATGCCGAGCCCGAGCCGGAATCGAAAACGATCGAGGGGGAATCCGACTTCGAGACGATCGTGGAGGCCCTCGTGGCGGAACTGGAATCGGGCGCCGTCGACGAGACCGACAGGGAAGCCCTCGCGTCGGCGCTCTCGACGGGGTCGCGGAGCCAGTCAGTGCAGGTCGAACACCTCCAGTCCCGCGTGGCCGAACTGGAGGCCTACACGGACGCCCTGGAGTCGTTCATCGACGCGGCCGGGACCAGCGAGGACATCTCGACGATGCTCGCCCCCGAGTTCGAGGCCGTCGAATCTCGCCTGGACACGCTCGAATCCGGCCAGACGGCCCTCGAAGCGGGCCAGGACGACATCGAAACCGATCTCGATGCCGTCGTGGAGGATGTCGAGGATCTGGACGAGGAGTTCGACGAGTTCGAGGACGACATCGAGGATCTCGAAGACGACGTCGAGGACCTGACCACGGACCAGGACGATCTGAACGCCGAACTGGAGGAGCTGGCCGGCTATCAGGACGCCCTCGACGACGAGATCGCGGACCTCGCGGCCACGCAGGCGGACCTCCTGGAGACGGCCGATCAGACACAGCAGGACGTTGCCGACCTCGAATCGCAGGTCGAGACGGTCGACGACGAGTTCGAATCTCTCCAGAACGAGCAATCCCAGCTCGCAACAGCACAGGAGGCCACCGAAGCGGAACTGGAGGAACTCGCCACGGAGCAGGCCGAGCAGATCTCCTGGCTGCAGGATCTCCAGACCGACCACCAGGACCTGGAAGGCACCGTCGACGGGCTCGAAGAAACCGTAAAGACGGTCGACGCGCAGGCGAGCGAGGTGGCCGAGTCGGTCGACCGGCTGGAGTCCGCGGTCGAGCGCGCGGAATCGACCGTCGCCGACTTCCAGTCGGAGATCGAGTCCATTCAGTCACAAATCGAGTCGGCAGTCGAAAAACGGGCCGAACTGGCCGACACAGTCGAATCCGTCGCCGAAGACACGGCCCAGATGGAGGCGGAACTCGAACGGATCGAGCGCCTCCAGGGCGATCTGGACGCGATGGACGAGCGACTCGCGGACGTCGAGGACCTGCAGCTCACCGTCCAGGAACTCGAAACGAAGTTCGAGAACTTCGAGGAGGACATCAATCGCATTCGGCAGGTCAGCGACCAGCTTTCGGACGTCTTCTGA
- the phoU gene encoding phosphate signaling complex protein PhoU, with protein sequence MARESYQEQLDQLRSDVLYMGELVGDRLRTALSAMESKDDTAAMNVIEGDAEINQLYLDLEGDCVDLLALQQPVASDLRFIAASFKIITDLERIGDLATNLADYSLDAERDVFPEVDIQSIGDETLDMLETAMEAFETEDHDTCLAIADRDEEVDEMCRKASEAVVRDLMERNISNGTDDAEIEQLMNDVSRLLLTIRDLERVGDHATNIAARTLYMSEGDDQLIY encoded by the coding sequence ATGGCGCGAGAGAGCTACCAAGAGCAGCTCGATCAACTGCGCAGCGACGTGCTTTACATGGGGGAACTCGTGGGGGACCGGTTACGGACGGCGCTGTCTGCGATGGAATCGAAAGACGATACGGCGGCGATGAACGTTATCGAGGGCGACGCCGAGATCAACCAACTGTATCTCGATCTGGAAGGGGACTGTGTCGACTTGCTGGCCCTTCAGCAGCCGGTGGCCTCCGATCTCCGATTTATCGCGGCCTCCTTCAAGATCATCACGGACCTCGAACGCATCGGGGACCTGGCGACGAACCTCGCCGACTACAGTCTGGACGCCGAACGGGACGTGTTCCCGGAGGTCGACATCCAGTCGATCGGCGACGAGACACTGGACATGCTCGAGACGGCCATGGAGGCCTTCGAAACCGAGGATCACGACACCTGCCTGGCGATCGCCGATCGGGACGAGGAGGTCGACGAGATGTGCCGAAAAGCCTCCGAGGCCGTTGTCCGTGATCTGATGGAGCGAAACATTTCGAACGGGACCGACGACGCGGAGATCGAACAGCTGATGAACGACGTCTCGCGGCTCCTGCTCACTATCCGGGACCTCGAACGGGTCGGGGACCACGCGACGAACATCGCCGCGCGGACCCTCTACATGAGCGAGGGTGATGACCAGCTAATCTACTGA
- a CDS encoding METTL5 family protein — protein MGLKARLEAELGGVSDFEDPIRDLEQYRTPASVAAHLVALADLEGDIEGQTVIDLGTGTGMLALAAALRSPDRVMGVEIDPAALEQARANERSLSSMPVDWIRGDATALPVDLAGTTVVANPPFGAHEDNRHADREFLETIAGDAAVSYTIHNEGSREFLEAFTMDNGGRITHAYGVEFHIPKQFRHHDSTSQTIQAELYRVVWD, from the coding sequence ATGGGACTGAAAGCCCGTCTCGAAGCCGAACTGGGGGGCGTCTCGGACTTCGAGGACCCGATTCGGGATCTCGAACAGTATCGCACGCCGGCCTCGGTCGCCGCGCATCTCGTCGCGCTGGCCGACCTGGAGGGGGACATCGAGGGGCAGACGGTGATCGATCTGGGGACCGGAACGGGGATGCTCGCGCTGGCCGCGGCACTGCGATCACCTGACCGGGTCATGGGCGTCGAGATCGATCCGGCCGCGCTCGAACAGGCCCGGGCGAACGAACGATCGCTGTCGAGCATGCCGGTCGACTGGATTCGTGGGGACGCGACGGCCCTGCCGGTCGATCTGGCGGGGACGACCGTCGTCGCCAACCCGCCCTTCGGGGCCCACGAGGACAATCGCCACGCCGACCGGGAGTTCCTCGAAACGATCGCCGGGGACGCCGCCGTCTCGTATACGATCCACAACGAGGGGAGCCGGGAGTTCCTGGAGGCCTTTACGATGGACAACGGCGGTCGGATCACCCACGCCTACGGGGTCGAGTTTCACATTCCAAAACAGTTCAGACATCACGACTCGACCAGCCAGACGATCCAGGCCGAACTCTATCGGGTCGTCTGGGACTAG
- a CDS encoding MBL fold metallo-hydrolase has protein sequence MAIHSDWGDWLPEAVAAANPDGLALWYLGCNGFILKAGDGTTLFIDPYLGTGDPPRTVRMIPIPFEPGDVQAADAVLATHEHTDHVHGPSQGPILTETGATFLAPEQSVRKAREEETWTETYGVEPDQYDVVSTGESREFGAVTVHVEPAFDPDAAEPVSYLIEYDGLTVFHGGDTKPDPALEKIGREYDIDLGILAFGSTGMIPDKTTREPKKTTWYSDETQVIDAAEQLSLDRLLPTHWDMWKGLTADPTALFDHRRSRQAPARIDIVEIGDRVDLQ, from the coding sequence ATGGCGATTCACAGCGACTGGGGCGACTGGCTACCCGAGGCCGTCGCCGCGGCGAATCCGGACGGCCTCGCCCTGTGGTATCTCGGCTGTAACGGCTTCATTCTGAAGGCCGGTGACGGAACCACCCTCTTCATCGATCCGTACCTGGGGACCGGCGATCCTCCCCGGACGGTTCGGATGATCCCGATTCCCTTCGAGCCAGGAGACGTTCAGGCGGCCGACGCCGTGCTGGCGACACACGAGCACACCGACCACGTGCACGGCCCGAGCCAGGGCCCCATCCTCACGGAAACCGGGGCCACGTTCCTTGCTCCGGAGCAGAGCGTCCGAAAGGCTCGCGAGGAAGAGACCTGGACGGAGACCTACGGCGTCGAACCCGACCAGTACGACGTCGTCTCGACGGGCGAATCACGCGAGTTCGGAGCGGTGACCGTCCACGTCGAACCGGCCTTCGATCCGGACGCGGCCGAGCCGGTGAGCTACCTGATCGAGTACGACGGCCTGACGGTCTTCCACGGCGGGGACACGAAGCCGGACCCAGCCCTGGAGAAAATCGGCCGGGAGTACGACATCGATCTGGGAATCCTCGCGTTCGGTTCGACCGGGATGATCCCCGACAAAACCACCCGCGAGCCGAAGAAGACGACGTGGTACAGCGACGAGACCCAGGTCATCGACGCCGCCGAACAACTCTCACTCGATCGGCTCCTGCCGACCCACTGGGACATGTGGAAGGGGCTGACGGCCGATCCGACTGCCCTGTTCGATCACCGTCGTTCACGACAGGCACCCGCTCGAATCGACATCGTGGAGATCGGCGATCGAGTCGATCTGCAGTAA
- a CDS encoding DNA-directed RNA polymerase subunit L yields the protein MDLRVIERDESELVIEIAGEDHTFMNVLKGALLEAEAVSAATYDVNPEQSGGQTEPVLTLKTEDGTDPLEALERAAGQIKQKLTDFQDAFDVAAS from the coding sequence ATGGATCTCCGGGTCATCGAGCGCGACGAATCGGAACTCGTCATCGAAATCGCCGGCGAGGACCACACATTCATGAACGTCCTCAAAGGCGCATTGCTCGAGGCCGAGGCGGTCTCGGCGGCGACCTACGACGTCAATCCCGAACAGTCGGGTGGCCAGACCGAGCCAGTGCTCACTCTCAAGACCGAGGACGGAACCGACCCGCTCGAGGCGCTCGAACGGGCGGCGGGACAGATCAAGCAGAAACTCACCGACTTCCAGGACGCCTTCGACGTGGCGGCCAGCTAG
- a CDS encoding rhomboid family intramembrane serine protease — protein MDPLALGARFAVLVASGLALVLVHRLRGSQTVRWRQVRTRLLFGLPLGTVLTAGLLAVIYLFVQGGYGHDHLLTLPFVSWSLRYPLGMVAAPLGHQSLGHLVGNLAGFLVFGTLAEFAIGHYPQTRGQAAFSSLRTNPYARVLGFPAGVVLVALLTSLFAWGPIIGFSGVVFAAVGFALVHYPLVTVAGLIGQEFLTTTFWTLRNPIQTASAGTSYGAPWWANVAVQTHLLGLLLGVGLGVAWKRFRTDTVRTDPWRLFVASVLVGSSLTLWALWWYSGVDRYQLFRAPGFVLLLGVAVLITVAASLRRSPIADLSARQVSIGLLVVPVLVMGGIALPVNLTATGAISAPGDTVTVADYEVGYAEAATDPRYEPLNVSFVESPSPPTVSGVIVASEQRHLWTRAVSAGRMANADRATVTLGGLGWRESVEIRRTGWEAVGGDAAFLVRAAPGAEPPTAIHASDSATADAVVAGRAITVAPRNGRFEVTVESKAESVQIGAPDRRPVPEPGGNVTVGGLRIEHDDSSLIAGHEDTRVVVFRAAGA, from the coding sequence ATGGATCCGCTCGCCCTCGGAGCGCGCTTCGCCGTCCTCGTCGCGAGCGGGCTCGCGCTGGTTCTCGTGCACCGCCTGCGCGGCTCACAGACGGTCCGCTGGCGTCAGGTTCGAACCCGACTGCTCTTCGGACTCCCACTCGGAACGGTGCTCACGGCGGGGCTGCTCGCGGTGATCTATCTCTTCGTCCAGGGCGGCTACGGGCACGACCACCTGCTCACGTTGCCCTTCGTCTCCTGGTCGCTTCGCTACCCGCTGGGAATGGTCGCCGCGCCGCTCGGCCACCAGAGCCTGGGGCATCTGGTCGGGAATCTGGCCGGATTCCTCGTCTTCGGGACACTCGCGGAATTCGCCATCGGGCACTACCCACAGACCCGCGGGCAGGCCGCCTTCAGTTCGCTCCGGACCAACCCCTACGCCCGGGTGCTCGGATTCCCGGCCGGGGTCGTACTCGTGGCCCTTCTCACGAGTCTGTTCGCCTGGGGCCCGATCATCGGCTTCTCCGGGGTCGTGTTCGCGGCGGTCGGGTTCGCGCTCGTCCACTATCCGCTCGTGACGGTCGCCGGCCTGATCGGCCAGGAGTTTCTCACCACCACGTTCTGGACCCTCCGGAACCCGATCCAGACCGCCTCGGCGGGAACCTCCTATGGGGCCCCCTGGTGGGCGAACGTCGCCGTTCAGACCCATCTGCTGGGATTGCTGCTCGGTGTCGGCCTGGGAGTGGCTTGGAAGCGTTTTCGAACCGACACCGTTCGAACCGATCCCTGGCGGCTCTTCGTCGCGAGCGTACTGGTGGGGAGTTCGCTCACGCTCTGGGCGCTCTGGTGGTACAGCGGGGTGGACCGCTACCAGCTGTTTCGCGCACCGGGATTCGTCCTGTTGCTTGGAGTCGCCGTCCTCATCACGGTGGCAGCGAGCCTTCGTCGATCCCCGATCGCGGACCTCTCGGCCCGACAGGTTTCGATCGGCCTGCTCGTCGTCCCGGTACTCGTAATGGGCGGGATCGCCCTGCCAGTGAACCTGACCGCCACCGGAGCCATATCGGCACCGGGGGACACTGTCACCGTCGCGGACTACGAGGTCGGCTACGCCGAGGCGGCCACCGACCCGCGATACGAACCGCTCAACGTTTCGTTTGTCGAGTCGCCGTCCCCGCCCACGGTCAGCGGCGTGATCGTCGCGAGCGAGCAACGGCATCTCTGGACCCGGGCCGTCTCCGCGGGTCGGATGGCGAACGCGGATCGAGCCACCGTGACACTAGGGGGGTTGGGCTGGCGGGAGTCAGTGGAAATCCGCCGGACGGGATGGGAAGCCGTCGGGGGCGACGCGGCGTTCCTCGTCCGGGCCGCACCTGGCGCGGAGCCCCCCACGGCGATCCATGCGAGCGACTCGGCGACAGCCGACGCGGTGGTTGCTGGCCGGGCGATCACGGTCGCGCCACGGAACGGACGTTTCGAGGTGACAGTCGAATCCAAAGCCGAGTCGGTACAGATCGGCGCTCCTGATCGGCGCCCCGTGCCCGAACCGGGCGGAAACGTCACGGTCGGCGGACTCAGAATCGAGCACGACGATTCCTCGCTGATAGCTGGTCACGAGGACACCCGCGTCGTGGTGTTCCGGGCCGCTGGAGCCTAG
- the dph2 gene encoding diphthamide biosynthesis enzyme Dph2, whose protein sequence is MTDTDGWEGDLRDTGLALKHDREWDYELERVAEAVTEQAAETVGLQFPEGIKRRAPNVASDLEAHLPDRVQIYISGEANFGACDLDMDLMRRTDVFVHFGHSPMVESEGVVYVPLFSNVDVEPIMAEAIEHLEPGEVGLVTTAQHMNKFDAMQAFLEDRGFTVQTRRGDERLTHEGQVLGCNYASAKVPAEQVLYVGGGGFHPSGLAMDNPEKDVIIADPVNNVVKPASAEKFVKQRYAAIHQAMDAETWGIIAGTKIGQRRHGIAEQLAAENENASLITLDEITPSHLKNFGLDAYVNTACPRITTDDGPQFDQPLLTPQEYRIAIGEEPMDALEFDTFEGTW, encoded by the coding sequence ATGACCGATACGGACGGCTGGGAGGGTGATCTCCGGGATACCGGCCTCGCCCTGAAACACGACCGGGAGTGGGATTACGAACTCGAACGAGTCGCGGAGGCAGTAACGGAGCAGGCGGCCGAAACCGTTGGCCTGCAGTTCCCCGAGGGGATCAAGCGACGCGCGCCGAACGTGGCAAGCGACCTCGAAGCACATCTGCCTGACCGGGTGCAGATCTACATCTCCGGCGAGGCCAACTTCGGGGCCTGTGACCTGGACATGGATCTGATGCGTCGGACCGACGTGTTCGTCCACTTCGGTCATTCGCCGATGGTCGAATCGGAGGGGGTGGTCTACGTGCCGCTGTTCTCGAACGTCGACGTCGAACCGATTATGGCCGAAGCCATCGAGCATCTGGAGCCCGGCGAGGTGGGGCTGGTGACCACCGCTCAGCACATGAACAAGTTCGACGCGATGCAGGCCTTCCTCGAAGACCGGGGCTTTACGGTCCAGACTCGCCGGGGGGACGAACGACTCACCCACGAGGGCCAGGTCCTCGGGTGTAACTACGCGAGCGCCAAGGTTCCGGCCGAGCAGGTCCTCTATGTCGGTGGCGGTGGCTTTCACCCTTCCGGGCTCGCCATGGACAACCCCGAAAAGGACGTCATCATCGCGGATCCGGTGAACAACGTCGTCAAACCCGCGTCCGCGGAGAAATTCGTCAAACAGCGCTACGCCGCGATCCACCAGGCGATGGACGCCGAGACCTGGGGCATCATCGCGGGGACGAAGATCGGCCAGCGTCGCCACGGCATCGCCGAACAGCTCGCCGCGGAGAACGAGAACGCCTCCCTCATCACCCTCGACGAGATCACCCCCTCACACCTCAAGAACTTCGGCCTCGACGCCTACGTGAACACCGCCTGCCCACGGATCACGACCGACGACGGGCCCCAGTTCGACCAGCCGCTTTTGACCCCCCAGGAGTACCGCATCGCCATCGGGGAGGAACCGATGGACGCACTCGAGTTCGACACCTTCGAGGGGACGTGGTGA